The stretch of DNA ATTTTGGGTGATAATGGTGTCGGGAAATCAACCCTCTTTCGGTCTATTCTTCAATTTCAAAAGTATAAAGGACGAATTACTTGGAGGGGGACAGTCCTGAAAAAGAAAAAGAGTTTGTATCGTGACCTGACGGGTGTTGTTCAGGAAGCTGAGAAACAGTTTATCCGAGTCAGTCTGCGAGAGGAACTTCAATTAGATGGACCTGATTCTGAAAGAAATCAGCGCATTTTCCAAGCTTTACGATATTTTGATCTGGAGCAGGCTCTTGATAAGAGTCCCTATCAACTAAGTGGTGGTCAGCAAAAGATTCTTCAGCTCTTGACCATCTTGACCAGCAAGGCTTCTGTGATTTTACTAGATGAACCTTTTGCAGGTTTGGATGATAGAGCTTGCCATTATTTTTGCAAGTGGATTGTGGAGGACAGAAATCAGGGAAGAAGTTTTCTGATCATTAGCCATCGTTTAGATCCCTTGATCTCTGTGGTTGATTATTGGATTGAGATGACTAGTCAGGGTCTCAGTCATGTGAAAGCAGTGACAATTACCAAACCACTCACATCTCAGAGTAGCAATACCCAAGGGGAGGTGAAGTAGTATGGTCAAAGTAGCAACCCAGACACCGATTATCAGTCTCTTCTTGCTGATTTTATCCTTAGAAACATCTTTCATTCCTTCGATTGCTCTGAATCTTTCGGTAGTCGCATTTTGCATTCTCTTTATGCTCTATTACCGTCGATTTAAAGTATTGGCTTGGATGATTCTGCTCGCCATTTTGCCATCTTTGGCCAACTACTGGGCAGTTCAGTTACATGGAGATACTTCGCAGGCAGTCATGCTTGGAACGAGGGCCTTTGTGACCGTTTGTATTGATCTTGTTTTTGTTTCCTCTATTTCCCTAAAAGAGCTTCTCTTGTACTTGGCTCAAAAGGGGTTATCACGCTCTTGGGCCTATGCCTTGATTGTGGTATTCAATTCCTTTCCCCTTATTCAGCAAGAAATCAAGTCCCTCAAGGAAGCTTGCTTATTACGCGGTCAAGAACTACATTTTTGGTCGCCCTTGATTTACAGTAAGGTTTTGATGACGGTCTTTAGATGGCGCCATCTTTACCTGAGAGCTCTATCGGCGCATGGATATGACGAACATGCACAGGTGGAGAATCGCTATCGGACTTTTTATATTCCTCAAAGGACAATATTCATCTACCTGCTTTTCTTTTTATTGCTTCAAACCAGTCTATTTTTATAAAGGAGTTATTATGGAATTTACAGATATTGCGATGGAATTATCCAAGGAAGCTTGGCAGGCCTCCTTTCATCATCCCTTTGTATTACAGTTACAAGAGGGAAATTTAGACCTGTCCATCTTTCGCTATTACTTGATTCAGGATGCCTACTATTTGAAGGCCTTCTCAGAAGCCTATCACCTCTTGGCTGATAAGACTTCAAACCAAGAGATGAAAAGACTCTTGAAACAAAATGCTCAGAGTCTAGTGGAAGGTGAGTTATTTATCCGCCAACAATTTTTCAAGGAATTGGAAATCAGCAACCAGGAAATGGAGCAACATCCAATCGCTCCAACCTGCTATCATTATATCTCTCACATTTATCGTCAATTTGCAGAGCCAAACTTGGGCATTGCTTTTGCGAGCTTGCTGCCTTGTCCTTGGCTATATCATGATATAGGCAAATCACTTAATCTTAAACCATCACCAAATCCTCTCTACCAACAATGGATTGAAACTTATATTACGGATGAGTTGGAGCAGCAGATTCGAGAGGAAGAAGCTTTGGTAAATCAGCTCTATCGAGAAAGTGACGAGACGGACAAACAAAAAATGCTAGAGGCCTTCCACAGAAGTGTCCACATGGAAGCCAAGTTTTGGGAGATGGCTTACCAACATCAAACATGGACGAGTGATTTGCAGTCCTTAGAAAAAGAGAAGAAATAGAAAATGAGAAACCACCAACTTCAAGTTCACAAATTAACCATTTTATCCATGATGATTGCCCTTGATGTAGTCCTTACGCCTATCTTTCGGATTGAGGGAATGGCACCGATGTCCAGTGTAGTCAATATTCTAGCAGGAATCATGATGGGACCTGTTTATGCCTTGGTTATGGCTACAGTGACAGCCTTTATCCGTATGACGACTCAAGGGATTCCACCTTTAGCTCTCACAGGAGCGACTTTTGGAGCCCTTCTAGCAGGTCTCTTTTATAAGTATGGTCGAAAATTTTACTTTTCTGCCTTGGGAGAAATTTTGGGAACAGGTATTATTGGTTCTATTGTTTCCTATCCTGTTATGGTACTCTTTACAGGATCAGCTGCTAAGCTTAGCTGGTTTATCTACACTCCTCGATTTTTCGGAGCAACCTTGATTGGTACAGCGATTTCCTTTATTGCCTTTCGATTTTTAATCAAGCAGGAATTCTTTAAAAAAGTGCAGGGATATTTCTTTGGTGAAAGGATAGACTGATGCAGGCATTTACAAATCCTTTTCCTATAGGCTCTAGTTCCCTCATTCACTGTATTACCAATGAGATTTCTTGTGAGATGTTAGCAAATGGGATTTTGGCTCTGGGATGCAAACCTGTCATGGCAGATGACCCTCGTGAGGTTCTTGATTTTACTAAGCAAAGCCAGGCACTCTTCATCAATTTGGGGCATTTGTCAGCTGAGAAGGAAAAAGCAATCCGTATGGCAGCTTCTTATGCAGCTCAAGCTGGTCTCCCAATGGTAGTAGATGCGGTTGGCGTAACAGCTTCATCCATTCGTAAGAGATTAGTTAAAGACCTTTTAGACTATATACCTACGGTCCTTAAAGGAAACATGTCGGAAATTCGAAGTCTTGTTGGCTTAAAACACCACGGCGTTGGGGTCGATGCGAGTGCTAAAGATCAAGAAACTGAGGATTTACTTCAAGTCTTGAAAGACTGGTGTCAGCTTTATCCAGGTATGTCATTCTTAGTCACAGGCCCCAAGGACCTCATCGTTTCGAAGAATCAGGTCACTGTACTGGGAAATGGCTGTGCAGAATTAGACTGGATAACAGGGACAGGAGACTTGGTTGGAGCCTTGACAGCCGTTTTTCTCAGCCAAGGAAAGACTAGCTTTGAAGCTTCTTGCCTAGCGGTTTCTTATCTCAATATCTCTGCTGAGAGAATAGTTGTTCAAGGAATGGGATTGGAAGATTTTCGTTACCAAGTACTCAATCAGCTTTCGCTCCTCAAAAGAGATGAAAACTGGCTAGATGCTATCAAAGGAGATGTTTATGAATAGAGAGGCGCTTAGACTGTATCTGGTAACCAATCGCTACCAAGATTCCTTGGAAAGCTTTCTTGAAAAGATTGAGAGGGCTTGCCGTTCAGGGGTTACCATAGTCCAATTACGAGAAAAAAATCTCACAACCAATCAATATTATCAACTGGCAAAAGAAGTCAAGGAAATAACAGATGCCTATCAGGTACCCCTGATAATCGATGATCGTTTGGATGTTTGTCTTGCGGTTGATGCTGCTGGTCTGCATATCGGAGACGATGAACTACCAGTTTCGGTTGCCCGACAAGTCTTGGGCCCTGACAAAATCCTCGGTGTTACAGCTAAAACTGTAAAAAGAGCTCTCGAGGCAGAAGAAGGAGGGGCGAATTACTTGGGGACAGGAGCCATTTTCCCGACTACGACCAAGGAAAATGCGCCTATCACCCTGATTTCAACCTTGAAGACAATTTGCCAAAGGGTCGCTATTCCAGTAGTTGCTATCGGAGGCTTGACATCAGAGAATATTGACCAACTTATCGGCACTGGCATAGCTGGTGTAGCTGTAGTGCGTGATTTGATGCAGGCAGAAGATATAGAGGCAAAAACTCAAGCCTTTTTGACAAAGTTGGATGACATTATTTTCTAATCAATACTCAATGAAAATCAAAGAGCAAACTAGGAAGCTAGTCGCAGGTTGCTCAAAGCACTGCTTTGAGGTTGCAGATAAAGCTGACATAGTTTGAAGAGATTTTCTAAGAATATAAAAACTCTCTAATTCCCTTAAAGTGGGAACTAGAGAGTTTTTTTTAATCTTTAAAGCTTGTATGGTTGACTGGGCCAGAACCATGACCGAGTTGAGGGGCGTCTTGGATGGCTTTCGTGATAAAGGCCTTGGCTTTATTGACTGCTTGATAGAGGGTTTTCCCCTTGGCTAGTTCAGCAGTAATCACTGCAGCAAAGGTACATCCAGTACCATGTGTATGACAGGTTTGAATTCGTGGACTTTCCCAGATAAATTGGTCATCCTTGGTAAAGAGGAAATCCTTAGCACCGCCTTCGAGATGCCCACCTTTGATTACCACAGACTGAGGACCAAATTCTTTTAAAATCAGGCGACCAGCACGCTGCATGTCTTCAGGATCATGGATTGAAAAACCAACAATCTCTTCTGCCTCAGGAAGATTCGGAGTGATAATGGTTGCAAGGGGAAGCAGATTTGTTTTTAGGTAGTCTCTAGCACTGGAATCAATCAGAGTGTCTCCACTAGTAGCGACCATAACAGGATCAAGGACGTAGGGACAATCCAGATTTTTAAGATAGGGCTGGATGATTTCCATGATTTCAGTAGTTGCCAACATTCCAGTTTTTACAGCCTGAGGTGGAATATCCGAAAAGACACTCTCCAATTGGACTTTCAACATTTGAGGAGAAACGTGCTCGATTAATTGAACACCTCTGGTATTTTGAGCGACAAGACTGGTCACAACGGCCATTCCATAGACATCTCTAGCTTGGAACGACTTTAAATCAGCCATAATGCCAGCACCACCACTAGGGTCAGTCCCTGCAATGGTCAAAGCAACGGGTAAATAAGTCATCTAAAACCTCCCAACCAACTGAAGTTTGTATTCTTAAGAACAAGCTAGTTTGTTTCAGGAAGGCAATAGAAGACTGCTAGTCCCCATTATCATTTCCACTTCCATCAGCTAGCATTACCTAGATTGAGTCAAAGGGTCTAACAGTCGTTAATCTCAGCTTTACGCACCCCTAGTGGTTGTTTTCTTTTTTCTTTAGTATAGCATATTTTTATTGTTTATATAGTAATATTTGACTGGAAATCCTTTATCAAATGATTAAAATTCTATTTTTAAAGAAAAGATTAATTTCATAGTTGACAAATGTAGATTTTTGAAGTATACTAATAACTGTAATTGACAAATGTAGATTTTGGAGGTGTGATTATGCAGATTTCAGATGCAGAATGGCAGGTCATGAAGATTATTTGGATGCAAGGGGAACAGACCAGTACGGATTTAATCAAGGTTCTAGCGGAGCGGTTCGACTGGTCCAGGTCAACCATTCAAACTCTTTTGGCTCGTTTGGTTGAGAAAGAGTGTCTGACAAGGAAAAAAGAAGGCAAGTTCTTTGTCTATTCAGCCCTTTTAACTTTGGACCAAAGTCGGGATTTACTTGTCCAAGATATCAAGGACAAGGTTTGTTCTCGTAGGATTAAGAACTTGTTAGCTGATTTGATTGCTGAATGTGATTTTACTCAGGCTGACTTGGAAGACTTGGAAGCTGTGATTTCTGAGAAGAAATCAAGCGCTGTAACAGAAGTAAAATGTAATTGTATGTAAAGGAGACGTCATGTTAAATAGTATTGTAACCATTGTTTGTATTGCCCTTATCGCGTTTATCTTGTTTTGGTTTTTCAAAAAGCCTGAAAAATCTGGACAAAAGGCCCAGCAAAAAAAGGGCTACCAAGAGATTCGAGTGGAGGTCATGGGGGGCTATACGCCTGAGTTGATTGTCCTCAAGAAATCAGTGCCAGCCCGCATTGTTTTTGACCGTAAGGATCCTTCACCTTGTTTGGATCAGATCGTCTTTCCAGACTTTGGTGTACATGCGGACCTGCCTATGGGGGAAG from Streptococcus mitis encodes:
- the thiD gene encoding bifunctional hydroxymethylpyrimidine kinase/phosphomethylpyrimidine kinase → MTYLPVALTIAGTDPSGGAGIMADLKSFQARDVYGMAVVTSLVAQNTRGVQLIEHVSPQMLKVQLESVFSDIPPQAVKTGMLATTEIMEIIQPYLKNLDCPYVLDPVMVATSGDTLIDSSARDYLKTNLLPLATIITPNLPEAEEIVGFSIHDPEDMQRAGRLILKEFGPQSVVIKGGHLEGGAKDFLFTKDDQFIWESPRIQTCHTHGTGCTFAAVITAELAKGKTLYQAVNKAKAFITKAIQDAPQLGHGSGPVNHTSFKD
- a CDS encoding cupredoxin domain-containing protein, which codes for MLNSIVTIVCIALIAFILFWFFKKPEKSGQKAQQKKGYQEIRVEVMGGYTPELIVLKKSVPARIVFDRKDPSPCLDQIVFPDFGVHADLPMGEEYIVEITPEQAGEYGFSCGMNMMHGKMIVE
- the thiW gene encoding energy coupling factor transporter S component ThiW — encoded protein: MRNHQLQVHKLTILSMMIALDVVLTPIFRIEGMAPMSSVVNILAGIMMGPVYALVMATVTAFIRMTTQGIPPLALTGATFGALLAGLFYKYGRKFYFSALGEILGTGIIGSIVSYPVMVLFTGSAAKLSWFIYTPRFFGATLIGTAISFIAFRFLIKQEFFKKVQGYFFGERID
- a CDS encoding CopY/TcrY family copper transport repressor, with product MQISDAEWQVMKIIWMQGEQTSTDLIKVLAERFDWSRSTIQTLLARLVEKECLTRKKEGKFFVYSALLTLDQSRDLLVQDIKDKVCSRRIKNLLADLIAECDFTQADLEDLEAVISEKKSSAVTEVKCNCM
- a CDS encoding hydroxyethylthiazole kinase, whose translation is MQAFTNPFPIGSSSLIHCITNEISCEMLANGILALGCKPVMADDPREVLDFTKQSQALFINLGHLSAEKEKAIRMAASYAAQAGLPMVVDAVGVTASSIRKRLVKDLLDYIPTVLKGNMSEIRSLVGLKHHGVGVDASAKDQETEDLLQVLKDWCQLYPGMSFLVTGPKDLIVSKNQVTVLGNGCAELDWITGTGDLVGALTAVFLSQGKTSFEASCLAVSYLNISAERIVVQGMGLEDFRYQVLNQLSLLKRDENWLDAIKGDVYE
- the tenA gene encoding thiaminase II; the protein is MEFTDIAMELSKEAWQASFHHPFVLQLQEGNLDLSIFRYYLIQDAYYLKAFSEAYHLLADKTSNQEMKRLLKQNAQSLVEGELFIRQQFFKELEISNQEMEQHPIAPTCYHYISHIYRQFAEPNLGIAFASLLPCPWLYHDIGKSLNLKPSPNPLYQQWIETYITDELEQQIREEEALVNQLYRESDETDKQKMLEAFHRSVHMEAKFWEMAYQHQTWTSDLQSLEKEKK
- a CDS encoding CbiQ family ECF transporter T component, whose product is MVKVATQTPIISLFLLILSLETSFIPSIALNLSVVAFCILFMLYYRRFKVLAWMILLAILPSLANYWAVQLHGDTSQAVMLGTRAFVTVCIDLVFVSSISLKELLLYLAQKGLSRSWAYALIVVFNSFPLIQQEIKSLKEACLLRGQELHFWSPLIYSKVLMTVFRWRHLYLRALSAHGYDEHAQVENRYRTFYIPQRTIFIYLLFFLLLQTSLFL
- the thiE gene encoding thiamine phosphate synthase, with the translated sequence MNREALRLYLVTNRYQDSLESFLEKIERACRSGVTIVQLREKNLTTNQYYQLAKEVKEITDAYQVPLIIDDRLDVCLAVDAAGLHIGDDELPVSVARQVLGPDKILGVTAKTVKRALEAEEGGANYLGTGAIFPTTTKENAPITLISTLKTICQRVAIPVVAIGGLTSENIDQLIGTGIAGVAVVRDLMQAEDIEAKTQAFLTKLDDIIF